A region of Flavobacterium indicum GPTSA100-9 = DSM 17447 DNA encodes the following proteins:
- a CDS encoding penicillin-binding protein 1A — translation MATKNNQANFSDYVRRFWKLFFYSFGGVILFFLLASWGFFGKMPSFDELENPDTNIATEIISSDGKTIGKFYKENRTPVKYEDLPAHLVKALVATEDERFYEHSGIDARGTLRAVSSLGRSGGASTITQQLAKNLFHGEGSKFLPFRIIQKCKEWIIATKLERQYTKQEIIALYLNKVDFVNGAVGIRSAAKIYMNKEPKDLSIEESALFVGMLKNPALFNPTKEKRKEKVLNRRNTVFDQMVKNKVITKEIAEVLKKRPVKINFKPESHSEGMATYFREYIREELKEWVKNNPNDDGEEYDIYTDGLKIYTTIDSRMQQYAEEAVSEHLSNLQKEFFRRQKSNPNAPFLDITPEETDKIIKQAMKNSERWRVMSINGKSDEEIIKSFDVETKMKVFTWNGERDTIMKPKDSILYYKHFLQAGMMAMEPQTGNVKAWVGGINYKYFQYDHVGQGARQVGSTFKPFVYATCIDRLGKSPCDMILDAPFTIPKGDNNDKDWTPNNSDGKFRGLVSMKKALANSINTVSARLINEVGAPAVVDMAKKLGVTANIPNRPAIALGAVEITVEEMVAAFSTFANEGVYVKPQLITKIEDKNGVVIYQSTPETHDVVNKDVAYTVIKLMEGVTESGTGSRLRWAASAPSNFLTGVPYNIKGPVAGKTGTSQNNSDGWFIGMVPNLAAGVWVGNEDRSAHFKETSLGQGATMALPIYGIFMRKCLADTSLNVSQKPFEKPANFSITVDCAPEPSRVLDSTAIDSTAVPVDAQPDANDVGI, via the coding sequence ATGGCAACCAAGAATAATCAAGCAAATTTTTCTGATTATGTAAGAAGGTTTTGGAAACTTTTCTTTTATTCATTTGGAGGAGTAATTTTATTTTTCCTCTTAGCATCGTGGGGATTTTTTGGCAAAATGCCTTCGTTTGATGAATTAGAAAATCCAGATACTAATATTGCTACCGAAATTATTTCTTCTGACGGAAAAACAATTGGTAAGTTTTATAAAGAAAACAGAACACCAGTAAAATATGAAGATTTACCAGCACATTTGGTTAAAGCTTTAGTAGCAACTGAAGACGAACGATTCTATGAACATTCGGGAATTGACGCCAGAGGAACGTTAAGAGCCGTTTCAAGTTTAGGAAGAAGTGGAGGAGCCAGTACCATTACCCAACAATTAGCTAAAAATTTATTTCACGGAGAAGGATCTAAGTTTTTACCTTTTCGTATCATTCAAAAATGTAAAGAATGGATTATTGCAACGAAATTGGAACGTCAATATACCAAACAAGAAATTATTGCATTATACCTTAATAAAGTGGATTTTGTAAATGGAGCCGTAGGAATTCGTTCGGCAGCTAAAATTTACATGAATAAAGAGCCAAAAGATTTATCCATTGAAGAGAGCGCTTTGTTTGTAGGAATGTTGAAAAATCCGGCTTTATTTAATCCTACTAAAGAAAAAAGAAAAGAAAAAGTATTAAATAGACGTAATACTGTTTTTGATCAAATGGTGAAAAACAAAGTAATTACAAAAGAAATTGCCGAAGTTTTAAAGAAAAGACCAGTTAAAATTAATTTTAAACCAGAAAGTCATTCAGAAGGAATGGCTACTTATTTTAGAGAATACATTCGAGAAGAGTTAAAAGAATGGGTTAAAAACAACCCTAACGACGATGGTGAAGAATATGATATTTATACCGATGGGTTAAAAATTTATACCACAATCGACTCGCGTATGCAACAATATGCAGAAGAAGCGGTTAGTGAGCATCTATCAAATTTACAGAAAGAGTTTTTCAGAAGACAAAAAAGTAATCCAAATGCACCGTTTTTAGATATTACACCGGAAGAAACGGATAAAATCATCAAACAAGCCATGAAAAATTCAGAAAGATGGCGTGTCATGAGCATTAATGGAAAGTCAGATGAAGAAATCATCAAATCGTTTGATGTGGAAACCAAAATGAAGGTGTTTACCTGGAACGGAGAACGCGATACCATAATGAAACCTAAAGATTCCATTTTGTACTATAAGCATTTCTTGCAAGCGGGAATGATGGCAATGGAACCTCAAACAGGAAACGTGAAAGCTTGGGTAGGAGGAATCAATTATAAATATTTCCAATACGATCACGTGGGTCAAGGGGCACGTCAAGTGGGTTCAACTTTTAAACCTTTTGTGTACGCCACTTGCATTGACCGATTAGGAAAATCGCCCTGTGATATGATTTTAGATGCTCCATTTACTATTCCTAAAGGAGACAATAACGATAAAGATTGGACGCCTAACAATTCTGATGGTAAATTCAGAGGATTGGTTTCCATGAAAAAAGCGTTAGCCAACTCAATTAACACGGTTTCGGCCCGACTAATTAATGAAGTTGGTGCCCCAGCAGTTGTTGATATGGCTAAAAAATTAGGAGTTACGGCTAACATTCCTAATCGTCCAGCCATTGCACTTGGTGCAGTGGAAATTACAGTTGAAGAAATGGTAGCAGCTTTCAGTACATTTGCCAATGAAGGGGTGTATGTAAAACCTCAATTAATTACCAAAATTGAAGATAAAAACGGAGTAGTCATTTATCAATCTACTCCAGAGACTCATGATGTGGTGAATAAAGATGTAGCCTACACTGTCATTAAATTAATGGAAGGTGTAACTGAGTCAGGTACAGGTTCTCGTTTACGTTGGGCTGCTTCAGCACCATCCAATTTCTTAACGGGCGTGCCCTATAATATTAAAGGACCTGTAGCAGGTAAAACAGGGACTTCACAAAACAATTCGGATGGATGGTTTATTGGTATGGTGCCTAACTTGGCCGCTGGTGTTTGGGTAGGAAATGAAGATCGATCGGCCCATTTCAAGGAAACCTCGCTCGGTCAAGGAGCCACAATGGCCTTGCCAATTTATGGTATCTTTATGAGAAAATGTTTGGCGGATACTTCTTTAAATGTTTCTCAAAAACCATTTGAAAAACCAGCCAATTTCTCAATAACAGTAGATTGTGCACCAGAACCAAGTAGGGTTTTAGATTCAACAGCAATCGATTCAACTGCAGTTCCTGTTGATGCACAACCAGACGCAAACGATGTGGGTATTTAA
- a CDS encoding gliding motility lipoprotein GldH encodes MNNTFIKLALFGLVFVFFACDKAQVFDEYREFDGTWKKNQKASFTFEQKDTISKYNMFLNVRNNNDYPYNNLFVIVSLNEPGGRVLVDTLEYQMTNPDGTLLGKGFSDVKESKLWYKENFSFSKVGKYTVNVEHALRQTGRVTGVQDLEGVTEVGFRIEKTK; translated from the coding sequence ATGAATAATACTTTCATAAAGTTAGCTCTGTTTGGCCTAGTTTTTGTTTTTTTTGCCTGTGATAAAGCTCAGGTATTCGATGAATACAGAGAATTCGATGGGACATGGAAAAAAAATCAGAAAGCAAGTTTTACATTTGAACAAAAAGATACAATTAGCAAGTACAATATGTTTCTTAATGTGAGGAATAATAATGATTATCCGTACAATAATTTATTTGTAATTGTATCATTAAATGAGCCCGGAGGAAGAGTTTTAGTCGACACTTTAGAATACCAAATGACGAATCCAGACGGAACGTTATTAGGTAAAGGCTTTTCCGATGTGAAGGAAAGTAAATTATGGTATAAAGAAAATTTTAGTTTTTCTAAAGTTGGTAAATATACTGTAAACGTGGAACATGCTTTAAGACAAACGGGAAGAGTAACTGGAGTTCAAGATTTAGAAGGGGTAACAGAAGTTGGATTTAGAATAGAAAAAACAAAATAA